From one Eriocheir sinensis breed Jianghai 21 unplaced genomic scaffold, ASM2467909v1 Scaffold807, whole genome shotgun sequence genomic stretch:
- the LOC126994502 gene encoding neogenin-like, producing MVWFTQLVGVAPQSHSRSTALPIHLVHPGGDLTNDLHENRVPDKPVGLKAMALTDHIRVCWQPPAQHNVMLCGYTIAWDQGVADIYSKIVDSKQHGYIIDKLEPNMEFVISLRAFNNVGDGQPVYQQVRTQPEEEEVVAPTLDPAVWVKAVVLTPFTVVLQWADTMLSQNQYNSCTTFSSSSSSRYVNATDVTCLIDSLKPSTVCLV from the exons ATGGTCTGGTTTACTCAGCTTGTAGGAGTGGCCCCGCAGTCG cactcacggtcaacggcactgcccatacacttagtccaccctggcggggacctcaccaatgacctccatgaaaacagggtcccagacaagccagttggtctgaagg ccatggcgctgactgaccacatcagggtgtgctggcagccccccgcacagcacaatgtgatgctgtgcggctacaccattgcctgggaccaaggcgtggcggacatctactccaagatcgtggacagcaagcagcacggttacatcattgataagctgg aacccaacatggagtttgtgataagcctgcgagccttcaacaacgtgggtgacgggcaaccggtgtaccagcaagtccgcacccagccagaggaggaggaggtggtggcacccacgctggacccggcggtgtgggtgaaggccgtggtgctgacgcccttcaccgtggtgctgcagtgggcggacaccatgctgagccagaaccag tacaacagctgcaccaccttctcgtcctcatcctccagccgctacgtcaacgccacggatgtgacctgcctcattgacagcctcaagccatcaacagtgt GTTTGGTGTGA